A DNA window from Roseofilum capinflatum BLCC-M114 contains the following coding sequences:
- a CDS encoding NAD(P)H-quinone oxidoreductase subunit J, whose translation MAEENQELAQETAGPVSSWLGENGFAHEFLGRDRSSVELIKVEPQVLLPIASALYAYGFNYLQCQGAYDEGPGQSLVSFYHLLKVDDNVVEPEEVRLKVYVPRDNPKVPSVYWIWKAADFQERESYDMYGIVYEGHPNLKRLLMPEDWVGWPLRKDYISPDFYELQDAY comes from the coding sequence GTGGCTGAGGAAAATCAAGAGTTAGCACAGGAAACTGCTGGGCCGGTTTCGAGCTGGTTGGGTGAGAATGGGTTTGCCCATGAGTTTTTAGGGCGCGATCGCTCTTCGGTAGAATTGATTAAGGTAGAACCCCAAGTTCTCTTACCCATTGCTTCGGCTCTTTATGCCTATGGGTTTAATTATCTGCAATGTCAAGGCGCGTATGATGAAGGCCCCGGTCAATCATTAGTCAGTTTCTATCATTTGCTGAAAGTGGATGATAATGTGGTTGAACCGGAAGAAGTGCGCTTAAAAGTCTATGTGCCTCGCGATAACCCGAAAGTGCCTTCGGTCTATTGGATTTGGAAAGCGGCGGATTTCCAAGAACGGGAATCCTATGATATGTACGGGATTGTCTATGAAGGTCATCCCAATCTCAAGCGCCTACTGATGCCAGAAGACTGGGTAGGTTGGCCCCTGCGGAAGGATTATATTTCCCCCGATTTCTACGAATTGCAAGATGCGTATTAA
- a CDS encoding NADH dehydrogenase subunit K, with protein MVVGSSKTNMTQNLINPVERPQVTSELSENVVLTTVEDLYNWAKLSSLWPLLYGTACCFIEFAALIGSRFDFDRFGLVPRSSPRQADLLITAGTITMKYAPALVRLYEQMPEPKYVIAMGACTITGGMFSMDSPSAVRGVDKLIPVDVYIPGCPPRPEAIIDAIIKLRKKIANETIQERRKILQTHRYYQVAHKMKVVEPILTGEYLQSATRQAPPKALAEAYGMQIPAALEGEKQEEV; from the coding sequence ATGGTCGTAGGTTCGAGTAAAACAAATATGACACAAAATCTGATTAATCCCGTTGAACGCCCCCAAGTCACTAGCGAACTGTCGGAAAATGTGGTTCTGACTACGGTAGAAGACTTATATAACTGGGCAAAACTCTCTTCATTGTGGCCGCTGCTGTATGGTACAGCCTGCTGCTTTATCGAGTTTGCGGCCTTGATTGGTTCCCGGTTCGATTTTGACCGCTTTGGTTTGGTTCCCCGTTCGAGTCCCAGACAAGCGGATTTGCTGATTACAGCCGGAACCATCACCATGAAGTATGCTCCGGCTTTGGTGCGCTTGTATGAGCAAATGCCGGAACCCAAGTATGTGATTGCTATGGGCGCTTGCACCATCACCGGGGGCATGTTTAGTATGGACTCTCCTTCGGCGGTGCGCGGTGTGGATAAGCTGATTCCGGTGGATGTGTATATCCCTGGTTGTCCTCCCCGACCGGAGGCAATTATTGATGCGATTATTAAGTTACGCAAAAAGATTGCCAATGAAACCATTCAGGAACGCCGCAAAATCCTCCAAACCCATCGCTATTATCAGGTGGCTCATAAGATGAAGGTGGTTGAGCCAATTTTGACGGGTGAGTATCTCCAGTCTGCAACCAGACAAGCGCCCCCGAAAGCGTTGGCAGAAGCCTATGGAATGCAAATTCCAGCAGCGTTAGAAGGTGAGAAACAGGAGGAAGTTTAG
- the ndhC gene encoding photosynthetic/respiratory NAD(P)H-quinone oxidoreductase subunit C, translating to MFVLSGYEYFLGFLLLCSLVPVLALGASYILRPKGVGPECRTTYESAVEPVGGAWIQFNIRYYMFALVFVIFDVETVFLYPWAVAFSKLGLLAFIEALIFIAILVVGLVYAWRKGALEWS from the coding sequence GTGTTTGTTCTTAGCGGTTACGAATACTTCTTAGGCTTTCTGCTGTTATGCAGCTTAGTTCCCGTGTTGGCACTGGGCGCTTCCTATATCCTGCGTCCCAAAGGCGTTGGCCCAGAATGCCGCACCACTTACGAATCCGCCGTTGAACCGGTGGGAGGGGCGTGGATTCAATTCAACATTCGCTACTATATGTTCGCCCTCGTCTTCGTTATTTTTGATGTAGAGACCGTGTTTCTCTATCCTTGGGCAGTAGCCTTTAGCAAGTTAGGCCTGTTAGCCTTTATCGAAGCCTTAATTTTCATCGCCATTCTGGTGGTGGGCTTAGTTTACGCTTGGAGAAAAGGAGCATTGGAATGGTCGTAG
- a CDS encoding ABC transporter ATP-binding protein, which produces MGAAVSLENVCKVYNQVPVVDHLSFAIQPGEMFGLLGPNGAGKSTTIRMLTTLTRPTDGKIEVAGYNVVRQGQQVKRKIGVVLQQTSVDVDLTVWENMEFHGRLHHIPNRVRQEKIDRWLEYVELADRRQDRVKTLSGGMKRRLQIARALLHEPDILFLDEPTVGLDPQTRRRLWEIIRGLNEQGMTMLLTTHYMEEVEYLCDRIGIMDGGHLIELGTLEELRQKHGEGLVVKQKGDRWDYLFFPDLAAANQYLEQQPDKTGLMVRPSNLEDIFVELTGRQLD; this is translated from the coding sequence ATGGGTGCTGCGGTCTCTCTAGAAAACGTCTGTAAAGTCTATAACCAAGTGCCTGTCGTCGATCATCTCTCCTTTGCCATTCAACCGGGGGAAATGTTTGGCCTACTCGGGCCCAATGGAGCAGGAAAATCTACAACTATTCGCATGTTAACCACTCTCACCCGACCCACAGACGGCAAGATCGAGGTAGCTGGGTATAATGTGGTGCGGCAAGGACAACAGGTAAAACGCAAGATTGGCGTGGTATTGCAACAAACCAGCGTCGATGTTGATTTAACCGTTTGGGAAAATATGGAGTTTCATGGTCGCTTACATCACATTCCCAATCGGGTGCGCCAGGAGAAAATCGATCGATGGTTAGAGTATGTGGAATTAGCCGATCGCCGTCAAGACCGGGTAAAAACCCTCTCTGGGGGAATGAAGCGCCGTCTACAAATTGCCAGAGCGCTGCTCCACGAACCCGATATCTTATTTCTAGATGAGCCGACTGTAGGGTTAGATCCCCAAACCCGTCGGCGGTTATGGGAAATTATTCGCGGCTTAAACGAGCAAGGAATGACCATGTTACTAACCACCCATTATATGGAAGAAGTAGAATATTTATGCGATCGCATCGGCATTATGGATGGGGGTCATTTAATTGAACTAGGAACCCTAGAAGAACTGCGGCAAAAACATGGAGAAGGCTTAGTCGTTAAACAAAAAGGCGATCGCTGGGATTACCTCTTTTTCCCTGACTTAGCCGCAGCCAACCAGTATCTCGAACAGCAACCTGATAAAACCGGTTTAATGGTTCGACCTTCCAACTTAGAAGATATTTTTGTCGAATTAACCGGAAGACAGTTAGACTAA
- the scpB gene encoding SMC-Scp complex subunit ScpB codes for MPRLATTLEAILYLKGQPVSLNDLAELAQCSKEDTEEALIELISDYAHRDSALEVLETPSGYSLQLRESFQELTHSLLPAELGVGALRTLAAIALSGSILQTELVDLRGSGAYQHVGELVELGLVRKRKKMGDRTFRLQVTPKFHQYFQLEDLPQPFNSLKESLVASETMEEPEPELPEPS; via the coding sequence ATGCCCCGTTTAGCCACCACCCTTGAAGCCATTTTGTACTTAAAAGGTCAACCGGTTAGCTTAAATGACCTAGCTGAATTGGCACAATGCAGCAAAGAAGATACCGAAGAAGCCCTCATTGAGCTAATTTCTGATTATGCTCATCGGGATAGTGCCCTAGAGGTTTTAGAAACCCCCTCTGGCTATAGTCTACAATTGCGAGAATCCTTTCAAGAACTCACCCATAGCTTACTTCCGGCTGAGTTAGGGGTGGGTGCGCTGCGAACCTTAGCCGCGATCGCCTTAAGCGGTTCCATCTTACAAACCGAGTTAGTAGACCTGCGCGGCAGTGGAGCCTATCAGCATGTGGGAGAACTGGTAGAATTGGGATTAGTGCGTAAACGTAAGAAAATGGGCGATCGTACCTTTCGCCTACAAGTTACCCCTAAATTTCATCAATATTTCCAATTAGAAGACCTCCCCCAACCCTTCAACTCCCTGAAAGAAAGCTTAGTCGCCTCGGAAACCATGGAAGAACCAGAGCCAGAATTACCCGAACCTTCTTAA
- a CDS encoding CPXCG motif-containing cysteine-rich protein has translation MNPTAEYTCAYCGEVNTTFIDWSAGSEQSYIEDCQVCCRPNVLYVRIDEETFEIEIDTDYVE, from the coding sequence ATGAATCCTACTGCTGAATATACCTGTGCCTATTGTGGAGAAGTGAATACCACGTTTATTGATTGGAGCGCTGGCAGTGAGCAATCTTATATTGAAGATTGCCAAGTCTGTTGTCGTCCCAATGTTTTGTATGTCCGCATTGATGAAGAGACGTTCGAGATTGAGATCGATACGGATTATGTGGAATAG